One Aegilops tauschii subsp. strangulata cultivar AL8/78 chromosome 7, Aet v6.0, whole genome shotgun sequence genomic window carries:
- the LOC109733415 gene encoding uncharacterized protein, giving the protein MADAPLYKQRRRYTKELHDVDLHGNHKLHVVCTSKGEDVDKMLSTLRRKLGGMPVKLVGVDVEYTHYMKPQRAAVLQLCAKNECLVYHISSAKDRPMELDKFLMNGEYTFVGFAIEGDKSKLKLSGLEINSDNYIDIQVEWRDPYNKKKFDSLADVAGRMIDIHYHDMKKKN; this is encoded by the exons ATGGCAGATGCACCTCTGTACAAGCAGCGCCGCAGGTACACCAAGGAGCTCCACGACGTCGACCTCCACGGAAACCACAAGCTCCACGTCGTTTGCACAAGCAAGGGTGAAGACGTGGATAAGATGCTGTCCACGCTCAGGAGGAAGCTCGGCGGAATGCCCGTCAAACTAGTCGGCGTTGATGTCGAGTACACGCACTACATGAAACCACAGCGGGCAGCAGTGCTCCAGCTATGCGCAAAAAACGAATGCCTTGTCTACCACATCTCTTCAGCTAAAGACAG GCCAATGgaactagacaaattcctcatgaATGGCGAGTACACCTTCGTCGGATTCGCCATTGAAGGAGACAAAAGCAAGCTGAAGCTATCTGGTTTGGAGATCAACTCCGACAACTACATTGATATTCAGGTGGAATGGAGAGACCCATACAATAAAAAGAAGTTTGACTCTTTGGCTGATGTTGCCGGCAGGATGATAGACATTCACTACCATgacatgaagaaaaaaaattaa